One genomic window of endosymbiont of Galathealinum brachiosum includes the following:
- a CDS encoding molybdopterin molybdotransferase, with amino-acid sequence MIKKQASCNDEFDPNSLSFEQALEKIQQSIQAIKGKKNVTIREAAGHILAEDVTSPLDVPPFVNSAMDGYAINASDIPQSGDAELKVTGKSFAGAPFNGSIKSGETIRIMTGAVVPDGADTVIMQEHAEVNGDNIKIGSEHKAKQNVRNPGDDFFTGDTIIKAGERLSPAKLGLLASVGVTEFKVIRKPVVAFFSTGDELKGVGQNLEPGDIYDSNRYILFGMLQKMGVECIDMGVVADIKEEIELTLKEAANIADLVITSGGASVGEADFIKIILDEIGEVGFWKIAMKPGKPLAFGHINDTIFFGLPGNPVSAMATFYQFVQPSLRLLEGESITAPVKLQARCISKLKKRPGRTDFQRGIMSSDENGQLVVDTTGIQGSHMLSSMAKANCFIVLKRDAGDVEPGETVEVQPFNELI; translated from the coding sequence ATGATTAAGAAACAAGCCTCATGTAATGATGAGTTCGACCCTAATTCACTTAGCTTTGAACAGGCATTAGAAAAAATTCAACAAAGCATACAAGCAATTAAAGGCAAAAAAAATGTCACTATTCGTGAAGCAGCGGGGCACATTCTCGCTGAAGATGTTACTTCACCTTTAGATGTGCCTCCTTTTGTTAACTCTGCCATGGATGGTTACGCTATTAATGCATCAGACATCCCCCAATCAGGTGATGCCGAACTTAAAGTAACTGGAAAATCATTTGCCGGTGCACCCTTTAACGGCAGCATTAAATCGGGGGAAACTATTCGTATTATGACAGGAGCAGTTGTTCCCGATGGTGCCGATACCGTCATTATGCAAGAACATGCTGAAGTAAACGGAGACAATATTAAAATTGGTTCAGAGCACAAAGCAAAACAGAATGTGCGTAACCCCGGTGATGACTTCTTCACAGGTGATACGATAATTAAAGCAGGTGAACGTTTATCACCCGCAAAACTTGGGTTACTTGCATCCGTTGGTGTAACCGAGTTTAAAGTCATCAGAAAACCGGTAGTGGCCTTCTTTTCAACCGGTGATGAATTAAAAGGCGTCGGTCAAAATCTTGAGCCCGGTGATATCTATGATAGTAATCGATATATTTTATTTGGTATGTTACAAAAAATGGGTGTTGAATGTATCGATATGGGTGTCGTCGCCGATATTAAAGAAGAAATTGAACTGACTTTAAAAGAAGCGGCAAATATTGCTGATCTGGTTATCACATCCGGTGGAGCATCAGTTGGTGAAGCCGATTTCATTAAAATAATATTAGATGAGATTGGTGAGGTGGGTTTCTGGAAAATAGCCATGAAACCAGGCAAACCTTTAGCATTTGGTCATATAAACGATACTATTTTCTTTGGTTTACCCGGCAACCCGGTTTCCGCAATGGCGACATTTTATCAGTTTGTACAACCCAGTTTACGTTTACTGGAAGGTGAATCCATTACTGCACCGGTAAAATTACAGGCGAGATGTATTTCTAAACTAAAAAAACGTCCGGGACGAACTGATTTTCAACGCGGAATTATGTCCAGCGATGAAAACGGACAATTAGTTGTTGATACAACCGGTATACAGGGTTCACATATGCTGAGTTCAATGGCAAAAGCGAACTGTTTTATTGTTTTAAAACGTGATGCAGGTGATGTTGAGCCAGGAGAAACAGTTGAAGTGCAGCCGTTTAATGAATTAATTTAA
- a CDS encoding RDD family protein — protein sequence MPDSNSAAPVSLFRRLMAIIYDSFLIIGLCMLVAGTISIVNTFIMNGGNAITDEHPLYLLHQIIILSTIFITGLFFYIYFWSRGGQTLGMKTWMLLLISDDGSNIDRKQATIRSLSAVLSWSVFGLGFLWSLIDSKNRTWHDILSSSHLVQLEKK from the coding sequence ATGCCCGATTCAAACTCAGCTGCCCCGGTTTCTTTGTTTAGACGCCTGATGGCTATTATTTATGATTCATTCCTGATAATTGGTTTATGTATGCTGGTAGCCGGTACGATTAGTATCGTAAACACATTTATTATGAATGGCGGCAATGCCATTACAGATGAACACCCTCTATATCTATTGCATCAGATTATTATTCTAAGCACCATATTTATTACCGGTTTGTTTTTTTATATCTACTTCTGGTCTCGTGGCGGGCAAACACTGGGTATGAAAACATGGATGTTATTACTAATATCGGATGATGGAAGCAATATTGACAGGAAACAGGCCACAATTCGTTCATTGAGTGCTGTTTTATCCTGGAGTGTATTTGGCCTGGGTTTTTTATGGAGCTTAATTGATTCAAAAAATCGCACCTGGCATGACATTCTGTCATCTTCACATCTGGTGCAATTAGAAAAAAAATAA
- the lptG gene encoding LPS export ABC transporter permease LptG codes for MRILDNYIARAVISGTLMVLLVLGALLAFVDFVSEMDDVGKGQYSMLEAALFVLLSLPKRLYEIFPTAVLIGSLLSLGTLAGNSEFTVMRAAGVSIMRIVFSVLRAGFILLVFIAFIGELVVPVSERQAQTLRAEGLQQTIRLAGKGGFWARDGQRFLHVSHVLPGMNLGQVNIYELSKDNKLIKVTHAKSAHYINGQWRLDGIQQTDFSHDQVESKTVDSEVWKKLLNPDLFNVVSVEPDNMSAIDLYKYSSYLKNNDLDSSHYELAFWIKVFTPVSSLVMLLIALPFIFGSQRSGGAGNRMLVGLLLGIGFYLLNRTVNHLGQVNHVYPFISASAPILFAAMVSLYALRKVK; via the coding sequence ATGAGAATTTTGGATAACTATATAGCTAGAGCGGTTATTAGTGGCACATTAATGGTATTACTCGTGCTTGGTGCATTACTTGCCTTTGTCGATTTTGTTTCTGAAATGGATGATGTTGGGAAAGGGCAATACAGCATGCTGGAAGCGGCTCTGTTTGTATTATTAAGTTTGCCAAAACGTTTATATGAAATATTTCCAACAGCGGTATTAATCGGAAGTTTATTAAGTCTGGGTACACTAGCCGGTAATAGTGAATTTACAGTTATGCGGGCAGCCGGTGTGTCTATTATGCGTATTGTGTTTTCGGTATTAAGAGCCGGTTTTATTTTACTGGTTTTTATCGCATTCATTGGTGAGCTGGTTGTACCTGTCAGTGAGCGACAGGCTCAAACACTTAGAGCTGAAGGTTTACAGCAAACAATCAGGCTTGCAGGTAAAGGGGGCTTCTGGGCACGTGATGGGCAGCGTTTTCTGCATGTAAGTCATGTGTTACCGGGCATGAATCTGGGGCAGGTAAATATATATGAGTTATCCAAAGATAATAAATTAATAAAAGTGACACATGCAAAATCTGCACATTATATAAATGGTCAATGGAGGCTGGATGGTATTCAGCAGACAGACTTTAGTCACGATCAGGTAGAAAGTAAAACAGTTGACTCGGAAGTGTGGAAAAAACTGTTAAACCCTGACTTATTTAATGTGGTTAGTGTTGAGCCGGATAATATGTCTGCAATCGATTTATATAAATACAGCAGTTATCTAAAAAATAATGATCTGGATTCAAGTCATTATGAACTGGCATTCTGGATAAAGGTTTTTACTCCGGTTTCCAGTCTGGTGATGCTGTTAATTGCATTACCGTTTATTTTTGGCTCACAGCGCAGTGGCGGAGCTGGAAATCGTATGTTGGTGGGTTTATTGCTGGGTATCGGTTTTTATTTACTAAATCGTACGGTAAATCATCTCGGTCAGGTTAATCATGTTTATCCGTTTATCAGCGCATCAGCACCGATACTGTTTGCTGCAATGGTGAGTCTTTATGCGTTACGTAAGGTGAAGTAG
- the lptF gene encoding LPS export ABC transporter permease LptF, with amino-acid sequence MLNRYFTIIDRYISRELLLTWLAVTLVLMLILLSGTLARLLGKAAEGVIPGDAVWALLLFTGARYLILLIPLSLYLGVLLSFSRLYKDNEMAALGACGVGLMRLYRPLLMVVLPVTGVMLYLTLFMMPWVSQQAELLKSEIENRSELTGLTAGRFNAAKKSDAIMFLQRQSDDGTEMFNVFLHQTNKNTKNKLLDNIESADVARRYKDEEGRSFIMFENGQTYEGEPGTSDFRITQYEKKGIYLPEQQLVRKVSRKKAVSTGDLWSSNRVDYRAELHWRLSLPIGAFLLAILALPLSYTTPRKGRYSKLALAILIYLIYSNLLGIGQSWVEKQKVPEWLGLWWVHGFAISLIIYWWLKRAGGIKQFLSQLKPRQLNSVVKTS; translated from the coding sequence ATGTTAAATCGTTATTTCACTATAATCGACCGTTATATATCAAGGGAATTATTATTAACCTGGTTGGCGGTGACTCTGGTTCTTATGCTCATTTTACTGAGTGGTACTCTGGCCAGATTACTGGGAAAAGCAGCAGAAGGTGTTATTCCGGGTGATGCGGTATGGGCTCTATTATTGTTTACCGGTGCTCGTTATCTTATTTTACTTATTCCTTTGAGTCTTTATCTAGGGGTATTACTCAGTTTTAGTCGTCTTTATAAAGATAACGAAATGGCGGCTCTGGGCGCTTGCGGTGTAGGCTTGATGCGTTTATATCGACCATTACTCATGGTTGTTCTACCGGTCACCGGCGTTATGTTATACCTCACTCTGTTTATGATGCCCTGGGTTTCTCAGCAGGCTGAACTGTTAAAGTCAGAAATTGAAAACCGCTCAGAACTGACGGGTTTAACTGCCGGGCGGTTTAATGCAGCGAAAAAAAGTGATGCAATTATGTTTTTGCAGCGCCAGTCTGACGACGGAACCGAAATGTTTAATGTGTTTTTGCATCAGACGAATAAAAACACTAAAAATAAGCTGCTAGATAATATTGAATCAGCTGATGTAGCCAGGCGTTATAAAGATGAGGAAGGGCGATCCTTTATTATGTTTGAAAATGGTCAGACCTATGAGGGGGAGCCCGGAACATCTGATTTTCGAATTACTCAATATGAAAAAAAAGGAATATACCTGCCTGAACAACAGTTAGTGCGAAAAGTAAGTCGTAAAAAAGCAGTTTCAACGGGTGATTTGTGGAGTTCAAACAGGGTTGATTATCGCGCTGAATTACATTGGCGTTTGTCTTTACCTATAGGCGCTTTTTTACTTGCTATTTTAGCCCTGCCTTTAAGTTATACCACGCCACGTAAAGGTCGTTATTCCAAACTGGCTCTGGCCATTTTAATTTATCTAATTTATTCCAATCTATTAGGTATTGGACAAAGCTGGGTAGAAAAACAGAAAGTGCCAGAATGGCTGGGTTTATGGTGGGTGCATGGCTTCGCCATATCGTTAATTATTTACTGGTGGTTAAAACGAGCTGGTGGCATAAAACAATTTCTATCTCAGTTAAAACCTCGTCAGCTTAATTCTGTGGTTAAAACATCATGA
- a CDS encoding leucyl aminopeptidase: MEFSVKSGSPEKQRISCVAVGVFDSRKLSLSAQILDDSSDGFISNLIRRGECEGKLGQTLLLHNVPNTLCDRILLIGCGREKHFDIKAFQKANHVVSTFLDDRGATEVFSCITELNVKNRNSAWKVSHAVQATEDSLYTFNQLKSKKENTRRPLRKVIFSVPSRRELPDGEQAVREGMAISSGIKLTRDLSNLPGNICTPTYLAEVAKNLEITHRGFKTEILEEDDMEKLGMGSFLSVSRGSRQPAKLISMQHMGGDKNQKPIVFVGKGVTFDSGGISLKPGGAMDEMKYDMCGAASVMGVMSACADLQLPYNIIGIIPATENMPDGLATKPGDIVTSMSGLTVEVLNTDAEGRLILCDALTYAQKFDPDVVIDIATLTGACIVALGSHTAGLLGNHNPLINDLLNAGRDAGDRCWELPLFDDYQQQLDSNFADIANIGGKEAGTITAACFLSRFTKKYHWAHLDIAGVAWNSGKNKGATGRPLPLLMQYVFDRIAETK, from the coding sequence ATGGAATTTTCGGTTAAGAGCGGCAGCCCTGAAAAGCAGCGCATTTCATGTGTTGCAGTAGGGGTTTTTGACTCCCGTAAACTTTCACTTTCAGCACAGATATTAGACGATTCCAGCGATGGATTTATATCCAATTTAATTCGTCGCGGTGAATGCGAAGGCAAATTAGGCCAGACATTATTACTGCATAATGTACCAAACACTTTATGTGACCGAATTTTACTGATTGGTTGTGGCCGTGAAAAGCATTTTGATATTAAAGCATTTCAAAAAGCCAATCATGTTGTCTCAACATTTCTGGATGACCGGGGTGCAACCGAAGTATTCTCATGCATCACCGAACTCAATGTAAAAAACCGTAATTCTGCCTGGAAAGTTAGCCATGCAGTACAGGCAACTGAAGACTCACTTTATACTTTTAACCAGTTAAAAAGTAAAAAGGAAAATACTCGTCGCCCATTACGCAAAGTTATATTCAGTGTACCTAGTCGCCGGGAATTACCCGATGGTGAACAGGCCGTACGTGAAGGCATGGCTATTTCATCAGGTATAAAACTAACCCGCGATCTGTCTAACCTGCCGGGTAACATATGTACTCCTACATATCTTGCAGAAGTTGCAAAAAATCTGGAAATAACCCATCGCGGCTTTAAAACAGAAATACTTGAAGAAGATGATATGGAAAAACTGGGCATGGGCTCATTTTTATCTGTTTCACGAGGCTCACGACAGCCAGCAAAACTCATTAGCATGCAACACATGGGTGGGGATAAAAATCAGAAACCCATCGTATTTGTTGGTAAAGGCGTTACATTTGATTCGGGCGGCATAAGCCTCAAACCCGGCGGGGCTATGGATGAGATGAAATATGACATGTGTGGGGCAGCAAGTGTAATGGGTGTGATGAGTGCCTGTGCTGATTTGCAACTTCCATACAATATTATTGGCATTATCCCGGCTACAGAAAACATGCCTGATGGTCTGGCAACAAAACCCGGTGACATCGTTACCAGCATGTCGGGCTTAACGGTTGAAGTTCTTAATACCGATGCAGAAGGCCGTTTAATATTATGTGATGCATTAACCTATGCTCAAAAATTTGATCCGGATGTGGTTATTGATATTGCAACATTAACCGGTGCCTGCATAGTTGCACTCGGGAGTCATACTGCGGGTCTTTTAGGTAATCATAACCCTCTCATTAATGATCTGTTAAATGCGGGTCGTGATGCGGGTGACCGTTGTTGGGAGCTACCTTTATTTGATGACTACCAGCAACAGCTGGACAGTAATTTTGCCGACATCGCGAATATTGGTGGTAAAGAAGCTGGCACAATTACAGCCGCCTGTTTCCTTTCGCGCTTTACTAAGAAATATCATTGGGCGCATTTAGATATTGCCGGTGTCGCGTGGAATTCAGGTAAGAATAAAGGTGCTACCGGCCGACCTTTACCTTTATTAATGCAATATGTATTTGACCGTATAGCTGAGACTAAATGA
- a CDS encoding valine--tRNA ligase gives METTYNPQSIEQNWYKTWEEKGYFTPQTKADADNYCIMIPPPNVTGTLHMGHAFQDTIMDALTRYHRMKGDNTLWQPGTDHAGIATQMVVERQLAADDQSRHDLGRDKFIEKVWDWKEQSGGAITQQLRRMGGSLDWEHERFTMDDGMSEAVHKVFIQLYDEGLIYRGKRLVNWDPVLHTALSDLEVLSEEESGHLWHMRYPLTDGSGHLVVATTRPETMLGDSAVAVHPEDERFKHLIGSTITLPLVGREIPIIGDDYVDMEFGSGCVKITPAHDFNDYEMGQRHALPMHNIFTVDACINDECPEKYQGLERYKARKMIITDLEALGLLEKIDDHKLMVPRGDRSGSVVEPYLTDQWYVKIAPLAEPAIDAVKNGDIKFVPENWNKTYYEWMNNIQDWCISRQIWWGHRIPAWYDDNGKVYVADSEAEVRTKYKLADDVNLKQDDDVLDTWFSSALWPFSTLGWPENTDRLKQFYPTSVLVTGFDIIFFWVARMIMFGLKFQGEVPFKEIYIHGLVRDADGQKMSKSKGNVLDPIDIIDGIDLESLVTKRTSGLMQPKMAKKIEKATRKQFPDGIPSLGTDALRFTFASQATTGRDVVLSTDRISGNRNFCNKIWNATRYVLMNTEGQDNGVENTDCEYSLADRWIRSRLQAVEDNVHRHFNTYRFDLAAQDLYAFVWEDYCDWYLELSKPVLLKDHFSEAEKRGTRQTLVTVLETILRLNHPVMPFITEELWQKVAPLAGINADTIMNQAYPESSEALVDKQAEEELEWVKHFIMGIRSIRSESDIAPGKPLPVILQNASEADTKRFYDNEAFVMTLAKLESVQFISEDESAPESSIALVGEMKILIPLAGLIDKDAELARLNKEIGKLEANCEKSNAKLGNPGFVDKAPEAVVNKEKERVAEMESAITKLKEQLAKISAL, from the coding sequence ATGGAAACAACTTACAATCCGCAATCTATAGAGCAAAACTGGTATAAAACCTGGGAAGAAAAGGGTTATTTCACCCCTCAGACCAAGGCTGATGCAGATAATTACTGCATTATGATTCCACCGCCTAATGTCACCGGCACATTACATATGGGTCATGCTTTTCAGGACACCATAATGGATGCCCTGACACGTTATCACCGTATGAAAGGTGATAATACGTTATGGCAGCCCGGCACCGATCACGCAGGTATTGCTACTCAAATGGTTGTAGAGCGTCAGCTTGCTGCAGATGATCAGTCTCGTCATGATTTAGGACGAGATAAATTTATTGAAAAAGTATGGGACTGGAAAGAACAATCAGGCGGTGCGATTACTCAACAGTTGCGTCGTATGGGTGGCTCCCTTGACTGGGAGCATGAACGTTTCACCATGGATGACGGCATGTCTGAAGCCGTGCACAAAGTATTTATTCAATTATATGATGAAGGCCTGATTTATCGTGGCAAACGTCTTGTTAACTGGGATCCTGTTCTACACACAGCGTTATCTGATCTGGAAGTACTCTCAGAAGAAGAGTCAGGACACTTATGGCACATGCGTTATCCGCTCACCGATGGCTCAGGTCATCTGGTTGTGGCAACAACACGACCTGAAACCATGCTGGGCGATTCAGCAGTTGCGGTACATCCGGAAGATGAGCGTTTTAAACATTTAATTGGTAGCACTATCACCTTGCCTTTAGTAGGCCGTGAAATTCCAATTATTGGTGATGATTATGTTGATATGGAATTTGGTAGTGGCTGCGTAAAAATCACTCCTGCTCATGATTTCAATGACTACGAAATGGGTCAGCGCCACGCCCTTCCTATGCATAATATTTTCACTGTTGATGCATGCATAAATGATGAGTGCCCAGAAAAATATCAGGGATTAGAACGTTACAAAGCTCGTAAGATGATTATCACTGATCTGGAAGCACTCGGTCTTCTGGAAAAAATTGATGACCATAAATTAATGGTACCTCGAGGTGACCGTTCAGGCTCAGTTGTTGAACCTTATTTAACAGATCAGTGGTATGTAAAAATTGCACCGCTTGCTGAACCAGCTATTGATGCTGTTAAGAATGGTGACATTAAGTTTGTACCTGAAAACTGGAACAAAACTTACTACGAGTGGATGAACAACATTCAGGACTGGTGTATCTCACGTCAAATCTGGTGGGGCCACCGTATTCCAGCATGGTATGACGATAACGGTAAAGTTTATGTTGCAGACTCTGAAGCAGAAGTACGTACAAAATATAAACTGGCAGATGATGTAAATTTAAAACAGGATGACGATGTTCTCGATACCTGGTTCTCATCTGCGCTCTGGCCCTTCTCTACTTTAGGCTGGCCTGAAAACACAGACCGTTTAAAACAGTTTTACCCTACAAGCGTTTTAGTAACCGGTTTTGATATTATTTTCTTCTGGGTTGCGCGCATGATTATGTTCGGCCTGAAGTTTCAGGGTGAAGTGCCTTTTAAAGAAATTTACATTCACGGATTAGTACGTGATGCAGACGGGCAGAAGATGTCCAAGTCAAAAGGTAATGTTCTTGACCCCATTGATATTATTGATGGTATAGATTTAGAGTCACTGGTAACCAAACGCACCAGTGGTTTAATGCAGCCAAAAATGGCGAAGAAAATTGAAAAAGCAACACGCAAACAGTTCCCGGACGGTATCCCTTCTTTAGGTACAGATGCGTTGCGTTTTACTTTTGCTTCGCAGGCAACAACCGGACGCGATGTTGTATTATCAACCGACCGTATTTCGGGCAACAGAAACTTCTGTAATAAAATATGGAATGCCACCCGTTATGTATTAATGAATACGGAAGGTCAGGATAATGGAGTTGAGAATACAGATTGTGAATATTCACTAGCTGATCGCTGGATTCGCTCGCGCTTACAGGCAGTTGAAGATAATGTACATCGCCATTTTAACACCTACCGTTTTGATCTGGCCGCACAGGATCTATACGCATTTGTATGGGAAGACTACTGTGACTGGTATCTGGAATTATCTAAACCAGTATTATTAAAAGATCATTTCAGTGAAGCAGAAAAACGAGGAACACGTCAAACATTAGTAACCGTACTGGAAACGATTCTACGTTTAAACCATCCAGTTATGCCGTTTATCACGGAAGAGTTATGGCAAAAAGTGGCTCCTTTGGCTGGCATTAATGCTGATACAATTATGAATCAGGCTTACCCTGAATCATCAGAAGCATTAGTCGATAAACAGGCTGAGGAAGAACTGGAATGGGTAAAACACTTCATTATGGGTATACGCAGTATTCGCTCAGAGAGTGATATTGCACCGGGTAAACCTTTACCCGTCATATTACAGAATGCGAGTGAAGCAGACACTAAACGCTTTTACGATAATGAAGCATTTGTAATGACTCTGGCTAAACTTGAATCTGTTCAATTTATAAGCGAAGATGAGTCTGCACCTGAGTCGTCTATCGCTCTTGTGGGTGAGATGAAAATTCTTATACCATTAGCTGGATTAATCGATAAAGATGCAGAGCTTGCCCGACTCAATAAAGAGATTGGCAAGCTTGAAGCTAACTGCGAAAAAAGCAATGCCAAACTGGGTAATCCCGGTTTTGTAGATAAAGCACCTGAAGCAGTTGTTAATAAAGAAAAAGAACGTGTAGCGGAAATGGAATCTGCGATAACAAAATTAAAAGAACAGCTGGCAAAAATCTCAGCACTTTAA
- a CDS encoding MFS transporter, translating into MYKNKSILSWALYDWANSVFATVVIAGFFPVVFKSFWASDLSDSENTFWLGIGNATASLIVVILAPILGIVGDKFRLRKSLLIGFMVLGAVSTSMFYIGQQGDWILALLLYVIATVGFMSANIFYDALLVPVCAEAQIDKVSGFGYGMGYLGGGLSLAICIVFSQQPELLGYDNAVDAVLLCFILVALWWLIFSLPLAIWTQDVYPQKKPEAKPLTSQTIQLFKTVFSNRQTRLFLIAYWIYIDGVDTIIRMAVDYGMALGFETGDLIQALLITQFVGFPAAILYGYIGNRVGVKNALMAGIGVYGIITWLGYNMNTAADFYMLAVLIGLVQGGVQAMSRSYFARMIPDGQTAEYFGIYNMLGKSAAIIGPVMMGGVALITDNHRYSILSVLLLFVVGAVILSRVKSPDS; encoded by the coding sequence ATGTATAAAAATAAATCTATTCTTAGCTGGGCACTTTACGACTGGGCAAATTCTGTATTTGCAACAGTTGTTATTGCTGGTTTTTTTCCAGTTGTATTTAAATCATTCTGGGCATCAGACCTAAGTGATTCTGAAAATACATTCTGGTTAGGAATTGGTAATGCGACTGCAAGTTTGATTGTCGTTATACTAGCACCCATTCTTGGTATTGTTGGTGATAAATTCAGATTAAGAAAGTCATTGTTAATTGGCTTTATGGTGCTAGGAGCTGTTTCTACCAGTATGTTTTATATAGGCCAGCAGGGTGACTGGATTCTGGCATTACTTCTTTATGTTATTGCAACAGTCGGGTTTATGTCGGCAAATATATTTTATGACGCGTTATTAGTACCAGTGTGCGCAGAAGCTCAGATTGATAAAGTGTCTGGCTTTGGATATGGCATGGGATATCTTGGTGGTGGCTTGTCCTTAGCAATATGTATTGTATTTAGTCAACAGCCAGAGTTGCTGGGTTATGACAATGCTGTAGATGCAGTGTTGTTATGTTTTATCCTGGTTGCGCTATGGTGGCTGATATTTAGCTTGCCGTTAGCTATATGGACGCAGGATGTGTACCCTCAAAAAAAACCTGAAGCAAAACCTTTAACATCACAAACCATTCAGTTGTTTAAAACAGTTTTTAGCAACAGGCAAACTCGTCTGTTTTTAATAGCATACTGGATCTACATAGATGGAGTAGATACGATTATCCGTATGGCTGTTGATTATGGTATGGCACTAGGTTTTGAAACGGGTGACCTCATACAGGCACTATTAATAACTCAGTTTGTTGGTTTTCCTGCCGCTATACTATATGGATATATTGGTAATCGCGTAGGTGTTAAAAATGCATTGATGGCAGGAATTGGGGTATATGGCATTATAACGTGGCTGGGTTATAACATGAACACAGCTGCTGATTTCTATATGCTTGCTGTATTAATAGGGCTTGTACAGGGAGGTGTTCAGGCCATGAGCCGTTCATATTTTGCGAGGATGATTCCAGATGGGCAGACAGCTGAATATTTTGGTATCTATAATATGTTAGGAAAGTCTGCTGCAATTATAGGTCCTGTTATGATGGGTGGCGTTGCTTTAATAACGGATAATCATCGGTATTCGATACTATCAGTCTTATTGCTCTTTGTTGTTGGTGCAGTCATATTGTCTCGAGTGAAATCGCCAGATAGTTAA